The Vespula vulgaris chromosome 10, iyVesVulg1.1, whole genome shotgun sequence nucleotide sequence TTAACAATACATTAAGTTTTCCCCAAAATGCAGCCATGGCTTCTGAAGACGGATTATATGTTGGACGTGCACATCATAAAGATTCTGTAACACCTGGTAGTATAAAGGATAATATTTGTACTTTAGCATGGGGGGGAACAactcatgaaaaaaaagaatttcaagtaTTATGTGTTAAAGACATTAACTGGGTAAAATCATGGGAAGGTAGTGTTCCTTTATATGCTCTTCCTGCTGGTGAAACAGAAGATGGTTATGCTCTTTTTATCGGTAGAGCTTTGTATGAAGGAGTATATTATGTAGGAAAAATACAACCAAATCATCAAGTATGTTATATACCAGTTAATGGACAAGAAATGCCTTGTTTAGAATACGAAACTTTGGTAATACATAATTACAATACCATGGAACATATaggaagataaatatttttaaaaaatggaaGCTATTCGTTTAC carries:
- the LOC127067233 gene encoding uncharacterized protein LOC127067233 isoform X2, whose protein sequence is MSAIKRNNVEPDVAEAETIDICGDNCDIWIQWSCDGILSVGRENEECETLMTYKDRNPFVINYIGFSTAWGATGEWTIMNEYKFTSLAIRQQLADTCHLWFDFNNTLSFPQNAAMASEDGLYVGRAHHKDSVTPGSIKDNICTLAWGGTTHEKKEFQVLCVKDINWVKSWEGSVPLYALPAGETEDGYALFIGRALYEGVYYVGKIQPNHQVCYIPVNGQEMPCLEYETLVIHNYNTMEHIGR